CCAATGAACACTATTCCTTTCCTTTTTGATACTTGTGaaccttttatttttcttcttcaatctatATGCGTTGTTTCATAGTCTGAACTAGTCATGCAGTCCATCCAGAGCTACCCAACTTCAGGAACTATGCATCAGATCTATCCTGAAGCACAACCTTCAATGATCAAGCATTACGGCTGCCCATTCTCATCCTTTCCAAGGAAGGAGCCTAAATTACATGCAGCCCTGAAGCACCATTTCGCAGAGCAGAAAAGAAGGAACAGAATCAGTGGCCAATACGCCACCCTCCGTGCCATCCTTCCCCGCCTATCTAAAGTTAGTCCAAACTTCCTCTCAAAAATCTATCTTCAATTGAAATATTTTCTGTATATTGACAGTTGAAAAGAAATGATTATATTATGAACAGACAGATAAGAGTAAGCTGAAAAAGGCTTTTGTGCTTTCTGAGACAATCCGTAGGGTGAAGGAGCTTAAGAAGCTTGTATCAGAAAAGAGAGCGGCCAATCGTGAGTTTAGGGATTGTGGGATACCTAGTGGGCAGATACACTGAGCTTAGAACAATGTGATGGTGGTAAAGGGATGGTGAAGGCTGTAATGAGCTACGAGGACAGGCAGGATATCATGGCAGAATTGGCAAAAGCACTGAAGACAGTGAAAGTGAAGCTGCTGAGAGCTGAACTGGTGACTGTGGGTGGAAGGAACAAGTTCTCTGTGGATGCAAAGGCCTAAAGGACCTGGTGGGCTTAAGAGAGTTTTGGAGGCTGTTATGTGGAGGACTTCATGGATTGCTAGAAAACCCAGAAATTCTTGGCACTCTCGAGCTCCAACAGCTAAAAAGTTAGCTGTTAACAGGCTGATTTCTCGAAAAAATCTCTTAGGAGCTGTTTGGATGTTGAACTGAGATATGATATCTAGAGTTTATATGTCTGTGAAGTCTCTGTCTTTGTTTGGGGTATAGCATTATTTAATCTGAATTCATGTGTCTGTATTTGGGGTGCAGAGTTGATTTTATATATCCAAGATATTTTGTGCAGTTTTTTGAATTCAATAATGTGCttttatgatgattatttttgttttgaaacttttttattcaataattttaccaatttttgtgttgaataaaatatggattgttatttttgttttttttaatttttatctttcttttttgggtaatgaacaacaattaattCACTACATTTCTTGTAGgaatatagttaaataaaatgagaaaccaaagagaaattagaacttttgattcttattttctctatgagcttcatcatcttcttctttttttctttttcctattattgttttgtatttttactttgttaaaaaaaaaattaattgaatttcattcatcatCTTAGTAGCCAATGGAATGGCACAACATTTTTTCGATAATTTTACTTTCAGTTGCttcaaatttggaggatcattaCAAAATACATCTTCATTTCTCAATATTTCTTACTAAAGAATGTtctaggaaaaaaaatcttcatttatGGTTTTTTTAATGTGTTATGTACTATTCaactatatacatatttttctaaatattattaACACTCATTTTATAtgtaaattcaattaaataaaaatatattttgcaaATTTCTACATATATATTGCACTTATtgtagacaaaatactattatttatataatcaataacCCTACAACGTATTTTAGCATTCATCGGTCTTATAATAGtcgaaagtggttgtcgaagttgatattaaagatgattttttgttggagtttgtagttggaggtaGTTGTCAGAGCttgaagttggtcgcatgaagatGGTATTGAAGTTGGTCATCGAAGGAGGTTTTCGAAGCCCAaagttggtcatcgaagttggtcgtcgaagttgatcatcgaagatgatttttgtcagagtttgtcattggaggtggttgtcagagctcGAAGTTAGTCACATGAAGATGATATTGGAAATAGTTGTCAGAGGTGCTTGTCGAAGCTcagagttggtcgtcggagttgctcGCTCGAAGTTGGTTATTGAAGGTGATTTTTGTCGGAGTTTATAGTCGGAGATGGTTGTGGGAGCCTACAAAGGTGGTTGTTAAAATTTGTCATCAGAGTTTATTGTTGGAGGTGGTTGCTGGAGTCCAAAATTAGTCGTTGGAGTTGATCGCGCGAAGGTGGTCATCGGAGTTAGGTCACTGGAGTTGTTATCGGAAGTGGTTGTCAAAGTCCGGAATTGGTCATTggagttgtcatcggaggtggttgtcgaaatCCAGAGTTGGTTATCAGAATGTGGCAACAATAGTTGCCGACAGTGGTCGATAAATGGAGCCATTGAAAATATtggaagaaggaagagttgGAGTGAGTTTTGGTGAGTtcgtaaaatataccaactcaattcTACCAACACTTAAAATTAGTAGGCAAATATTGAGTTTATACCAACTTAACTCATCTTGATGAGCAAAACACCACTACTTTTATTAAGTAACAGAATTAGCCGTTTATAAGTAGTGGTCAGTTCTGATGGCATTTCTGGAACCATCCAGACTCTAATTCATATACATCCGGACATAATAGTGATCActgacttttttttcttcttatgtTGTAAATGAaactcaattaaaaaataaattgaccTTACAGGTTATtgtaattgatgaaaaatagagtAGGGAAAAGAAAATAGCACACCAAAGATTTATGTGGAAAACCTTaattagggagaaaaaccacgggaTAAAGGGATTCTTATTAGAAAACTGATACAATGGAATACAGTAAACCAACAGCTTAAATAGAGAACAGGGAAACTCTAGGATACAATGATAAAGACAAAATTGCCCCTAGAGCGCAAAATcctaatttcaacactccctctcaagttggggcgtagatgTCAATAAATCCCAACTTGCTCACACATGCGTCAAACAACTGTTTGGAAAGCCCCTTTGTTAAGATATCtgcaatttgttgattggagGGAATATAAGGAACACAAATGTTGCCACTATCGAGTCTTTCCTTGATAAAGTGTCGGTCAATCTCCACATACTTTgttctgtcatgttgaactAGGTTGTTTGCTATGCTTATGGCtactttattatcacaatagagtttcaTTGGACTGGTATGATCTTGATCAATGTCTTTCAAGACTTTTTCAAGCCAGATCTCTTCACAGATTCCCAGACTCATGGCCCTGTATTCAGCCTCAACACTGCTTCTTGTAACGCGAAATTTAGCTTCCTTGTTATGCATGAACTGTGATGAAATGATGATGATGCATGCAAGGTTCATGcccatgtgatactacttctagatatgcgttaattaacaacgttcttgtagtatgctatgcattgtcacaagtttccttgcgttgaaaccaagtataatttcactgtAAGTTTCTtgatgtgatccgaggtcgaacacaggggctatttgaggttattgcgttatgcttgtgatacatgcgaccaggggttttcaattaataaaagttgttgtgtacaagaatataaacatacgataaagtaaagtaaagcggtaaagatgcgataataaaataaattgcgttaaagtaaatctaagctaaaaTGATACAAAATACAGGTTTTcacgatacaagatactgaggtcaaggctggctgtgaagattgtgCAAAGATCGTGTATTGCAgggacaagtcttatgtacgaagcagaaacaaaaaagataattaatacaaacatcgcatGTTTCCTAATTGCGCTAAAGGTATAAGTACGATTCTACTTTTCCTTTGacgtacacctcttggtgatcggtCGCGCTCCCACATCTCTGTAGTGAAACAGGGACAAATGTAATGAACgaaaggttgcttccatctttggaagtacttcttgctttagttaacgccttcttctaaccttctctcgacagatcagaatggcatcttcacttctgctctcacaggtgaagatgtcgtctagcatgctttagctaaacattcttatttctttagcacagagtaaattacttgtttaattcatattaattaccaaggaattaagaagactttatgaagaaagcgataatcggaggaatggaaatagacagagaaggggATATGAAatcgatcgagacattcaatatttctattcagcgtctgatacatgatttgtgaatgaagagattaagaatgtgaaatacacttgatgaaaagagttagaaacaaatcaAAATAAACGCCAACATCTTagcgccgatctggatggagatttgcttgccaatGTAGACGGATCGTGCGGACGGAtgagcttccttctcaggcttgctcaaccggtagcagggatctgagtatagagcttcgcggcggggatctggcagaatagcactgagactgtctcttatacacatctagatgtgtataagagacagatccagtagaatagcactgagactcacctctcggccttgtctcttttcttcccggatttcttccgtTCAATACTCAGctcagtctctctctcagtaATTTAGCAACacttagccctcgtatcaattatacccataTCCAGTATATCTTCTGTGAATTCTATGggagtatttataggtgaaaagctttgactcttggctgtggaccccacttcttatTATAGAAATTCCGAAGAttgaggaataaatatttcttctgttatgcaatcagaccatcaaatctgcacaatggttagttgtacacgtgtcgcaatcctccgcctttgcgttgctcagctgcatctttcgatcagttactcgcatgcggtgttgtttttattaccgcatgcgattgaaattcagctcaggatcgactgtcacattgcgccgtcattgcgttaatcgtctcttcattgttaattgacgggtgcaatgtaacagagatgcgttgtttagtttcttgttgagccttgatcgcaagcggtgacttggtttcctgcaaaacagagtaaaaatatcctcttctaccatcttgacgatgttaATAGGTGTAATTgcgttaattcataattattgaatttctgagctaattttcacacaatcaatgcatattccttctcgtttggctgcaatatctagataaggcagcataaataacttgtatttctacaagttatcacttcTGGCAACAACACCTTGTTTTTTGCTTCTCCATGTAACAAGATTGCCCCACACAAAGGTACAATATCCTGATGTTGATTTTCTGTCTACTACAGATCATGCCCAATCAGCATCGGTGTATGCTTCGATAATACGTTTTTCAGTTTTCCCGAACATCAAGCCTTTCCTTGGAGAAGTTTTCAGATATCTCAAAATGCGCTCTACTGCCCTGATGTGTTCTTCGTATGGTGactgcatgaactgacttaccATACTTACTGCATAAGAGATGTCGGGTCTAGTATGAGAAAGATATATTAATTTCCCAACAAGTCGCTGATATTTTTCTTTGCTCACTGGAACACTTTTACTTATATTACTTAACTTTGTATTGGCTTCTATAGGGGTATCAACTGGTTTGCACCCCGTCATACCTGTTTCCTTGAGCAGGTCCAGAGTATACTTCCGTTGGAAAACTGAAATTCCTTCTCTTGATCAAGCTACTTCCATTCCGAGGAAGTATCTTAGTTTTCCAAGATCCTTGATCTCGAATTCCTCAGCCATCTTTGCCTTCAATCAGTCAATCTTTGAGGTATCATCACCTGAAAtaacaatgtcatcaacataaacaatCAAAATTGCGATTTTCCCGGATACAGACCTTTTAGTAAAAAGAGTATGATCAGAATGACCCTGTTTATATCCTTGAGACTTTACAAACATAGTAAATCTGCCAAACCAAGCCCTTGGTGACTGTTTTAGCCCATATAAGGACTTTCTTAATCTGCAAACTCGGTGATCAAACTGTTTCTCAAATCCTGGGGgggactcatatagacttcttcctccAATTCTCCATTGAGAAAAGCATTCTTCACATCAAGCTGGTGAAGGGGCCAATCCTTATTAACTGTAATAGAAAGGAGGACCCGAACAGTATTTAGCTTTGCAACTGGCGAAAAGGTCTCTGAATAATCAACCCCAAATGTCTAAGTAAAACCCCTGGCCACTAATCTAGCTTTGTATCTGTCAACAGTTCCATTGGGCTTATATTTTATTGTGAACACCCATTTACTTCCGACTGCTTTATGACCATTTGGAAGATTGACTTGATCCCACATATGATTTTTCTCGaaagctttcatttcttctataACTGCTGCTTTCCATTCAGGATTTTCCAATGTTGTGTGTATACTGTTTGGTATCACCACTGTGTCTAGGCTTGTAGTGAGGGCCTTGAACTTAGGAGATAAATTACTATAGGACAAGTAACTTTGCAACGGATATTTAGTACATGATTTCATATCTTTCCTTAGGGCAATCGGAAGATCAAGGGATTCATCTCTATCTTTATTTTCATCTGACATATTGCATTCTTCCTTCGGTTCTGTTATTTTCCCACTCTCAACATTTTTTCCAGTGGGAATAAGAGAAGCTTCTTTTCCAGGTTCTACCATGTCCTCAAGAGTCACACACTCATCTGTCTCTGCACCATCATCAACCTTAATCACATCCCTGCTACCATTATCTTCCCTACTTTTGCTCTCAACATTTTCAACACAAGCATCAGTGTTATCACATTTATTATCATGATCAAGGATAGGACTACTAGTACCTAGAACTGATCTCTGTTCAGAATCATGAACTGGAGCCAGAGAGATAACAGGTGGCGTTATTTCCTTCTTGAGATTCTTTCTATAGTATGTGATCCAAAGGACTTATTCGGTTGGGAGGATAGGTGCGTTGGTACTGACACTGACATCAAGGATGGGTTCAGGTTCAGGTAAGGCAGAAAGGCTGAGACTCCAATTGGTTTCTTCACTGGAATGCTCCCCCTGAAGAGAACCATTGGAAAAGAATGGATGATCTTCGAAGAAGGTCACATCTATAGAGACAGTATTTTCTGGAAGGAGGGTGATAATACTTGTACCCACGCTGATGTAGAAGATACCCTACAAAAACGAAGTTGCCCACAAATAAAAGGGAAGAGAGGTTGACAACATAAGAGAGTGGGCAACTTCGACCAGGTGACGGTTTTTCCGTTCggccactccattttgttgaggagtgtaCGCACAGGAACTCTGATGGACAACACCTTTGGAGATAAGGAATTCTCGTGAGGTGTTACTAAGTATTCTCGACCATTATCACTCTTGAGAATAGCGATTCTAGCGTTGAACTGGGTTTCTATTGAattgtaaaattgttgaaaaactgaAGTGACTTCTGATTTATCTGTCAAAAAGAAAACCCAGGTTAGACGAGTATGGTCGTCAATAAAGGTTACAAACCAACGCTTCCCAGTTGTGGTAGTGACTGGTGAAGGACCTCAGACATCGCTATGGAATAGAGTAAACGGTTTAGAGGGCTTATAGGgctgagaaaagaaagaaacacgAGGCTGTTTTTCCTGGACACACACATCACATTTCAATTTAGACATATTAATATTGCAAAAAAGATGAGGAAACAAATAGTTCATATACTGGAAATTAGGATGGCCAAGACGATAATGCCACAACATATAATCAGTTTcagaaatggaaaaatgagaagaaaacaaACTAGTCCTATCATATAGCCTAAAGGAAGCTTCTTTAGTAAGGAAATAGAGTCCCCTGTCatgccgggcagtgccaatcgtcctCCTCGAGGTCAGATCCTGAAAAACAACATCATCAGATGAGAAACTAAACGACACTGCAAATCTCTTGTTAGTTTACTAATAGATAACAGATTGTAAGACACTTTTGGCACATGCAACACATCTTGAAGTATTAGGCCAACAAAGGGTGACACTCGTCCTTTTCTAGCAATAGGAGCAAAGGACCCATCTACAATTCTGATTCTTTCATTTCCAGCACTAGGTTGATAAGACAAAAATTGATCAGAAGGACCAATGAGGTGATCTGTGGCTCCTGAGTCTAATATCCGCGATTTATTACCAGTTATACTCACAagaccaaaagattgaaaagtaCCTGTATGGGCAATTGCACTTACACCCAGTGTAGTAGTGTTCTGAGTAGTTTCCTAGTTCTGAGTCTAAGTATCTTCAGTAACAGATTCACCTACGAGAGCCCGACTTGGCTGTCGTTTCTTACCATTAGGCGGTCGGCCATGGAGTTTCCAGCACTGATCTTTAGTGTGCCAGGGTTTTTTGCAATGTTCGCACACTGGGGGCGGCTTACTGTTTTGTTTATCTTATACAGGGCCTGATGTTTTTAAAGCAGCGGAATCTATTGGTGTTATAGGTGTACTGTTCATGGCTCTCGACCTATCTTCTTCTAGGCAAACTTTAGAACAGACCTCTATTAGGGATGGTATAGGTCTGGTCCCCAGTATACGATTGTGCATTGTATCAAATTTAGAGTTGAGTCCTGCAAGAAAGTCATACACGCGATCTATTTCTTCAGACTGATAATGTAACACTCCTCCACACGAACAGTTCCAAATCATCTCACGGCACAAATCTATCTCTTGCCACAACAGAGATAGCTTGTTAAAGTAAGAAGTAACGTCCATCGTTCCCTGTTTGCATTCATGAACCTACTTAGGTAAAGTATATAACCGTGAGGCATTCTGTCTCCTGGAGTAGAGTTTCTAGGCTGCCTCCCAAATATCACGGGTTGTAGCTGCATACAATAAAGGTTTCCCAACCTAAGGTTCCATACTTCCAATTAAAATCGACCACAACAAAGAATCCTCTCCTTTCCACATTTGTTCTTGGGGATCACCGATCCTTGGTTTTAGTATTTCACCTGTCAGATATCCAAATTTATGACGGCCCTTCAGGGCCATTTTAATAGATTGAGACCAAGAGAAGTAATTATCACCATTCAACTTTTCTCCTATAATAATTCCAGAGGAATTGCCTATAGTTCCAGAACATAAATTTGAAGGGTAAGTAGGGAACGAACTTACCGAGTTTTCAGGGTATGGTTGGATCTTGGATGTCGATCCCAGGGCTTCCCCAATAGCAGCAAGCTGTTGCTGAAACATCTCGTTCTGTCGATTAATCTGCAACTGCAACTGGGTAACCTGATCTTGGATTATATTTCCTTGGTCCTAGTGGTATGACGAAGACTCACCCCTCCAAACTCATCTGTGATTGGTGAAAACTACCCTATTCGGTTGTTCATACCTGGCTGGAAAATACCCATAGTTCTCCCATCTGTCCTTTGGTGCGGCATAGATTGAGATGAGACACCGATCTAAGATGAGAAGGTCGGCAGCACACCCAACGGATGGAAACTTGACTGATCGGCGTTGGGCATCACGGTTCTGGACCAGTCGGCAGTGGGGATAGCAAGGGGCTCCAACGGACGAAAATCGGCAGTGGGCATCACAGATCTGGACCTGTAGCCGGTGGGTACATcagatcctgtctcttatacacatctagatgtgtataagagacaggtcttcaTCTGCGCGTGGCTGGATCGGGTGGGTAGCGGCTGGTTCGCTGGTCGCCAATCGCTGGTTCTGGCAGCTGGTTGTTGGGTCTGCGAAGGAGATGGCCGGCGGTGGGTAGGGCGGGGACTGATGGTCTTCACGTAAGTGGGGAAGAAGGGTTTGGAAGTACCTGTCAATGGCTTTTTGGATAATATTGGTTATATCTGGGTTATTGGTTTGGGATTCTCCTGTTTgattttcctcaatggtggcCAAGGTTTCGtctccatgctctgataccatgatgaaaaataGAGCAGGGAAAAGAAAATAGCACACCAAAGATTTACGTAGAAAACCCTAATTAGGGAGAAAACCCACGGGATAAATGGATTCTTATTAGAAAACTGATACAATGGAATACAGTAGGCTTAAATAGAGAACAGAGAAACCATAGGGaacaatgaaaaagaaaaaattgcccCTAGAGcgcaaaaccctaatttcaacagTAATGTAACCTTTTCAAGATGTGAGTGGAAAGAAATTATTTATGTTTCCAAAAAATAATCTCTATCATCCGCTAGCCTCTCTACAGACATACAacatttagttaaaaaatggCAATAAGTTTTACCAAAAATTCTGAAGCTTTTGTTTATTGAGTTGAAATTGAATTATGTTTCCTTAATAGTTTGGTTTTTAGATAATCCTCTTTCCATAATAATTGTCACTTGTCAACTTAGTTTTACATATGtgagaataattttgaataGTTAAAATCATATTTGAGAATGTCAAGATTattctaaaatattaatattttaaaattaattttgacgGTATAAAATTGTCatgaaaaatgtaaaatcaaatatttgattgatttttgttgaaatatgttgcattagccctaagggcatatTTGTAGTTTACTCTATATTtactaaattagggtttcccctcattgtatttatatctgaggttgGGGTCTCTTATAAGCATGACATTAAATGATAAAAACttttctatcgtggttttttctccctgaattagggttttccacgtaaaccttgtcttgtctcttttctttctaTCTTTCAATATGATATCAGAGCAAGGATTCATTGCTCTACTCAATGTTGATCAGTAGTATGGAACAACAAATTGGGAAACCTTTACTCTATTCAGCCACCGCACTAGATATTTGGGATGCAGTCCGATGGTTATATTCGAGACGTCAGAACGCATTCCGCCTGTATACTCTATGTAAACAGGTTCATGAATGCAAATAAGGGAGCATGGATGTAACGTCATACTTCAACAAGATGTCTTTGTTATGGCAAGAAATGGA
The nucleotide sequence above comes from Benincasa hispida cultivar B227 chromosome 3, ASM972705v1, whole genome shotgun sequence. Encoded proteins:
- the LOC120074409 gene encoding LOW QUALITY PROTEIN: transcription factor bHLH131-like (The sequence of the model RefSeq protein was modified relative to this genomic sequence to represent the inferred CDS: inserted 3 bases in 2 codons); amino-acid sequence: MQSIQSYPTSGTMHQIYPEAQPSMIKHYGCPFSSFPRKEPKLHAALKHHFAEQKRRNRISGQYATLRAILPRLSKTDKSKLKKAFVLSETIRRVKELKKLVSEKRAANREFRDCGIPSGXDTLSLEQCDGGKGMVKAVMSYEDRQDIMAELAKALKTVKVKLLRAELVTVGGRNKFXLWMQRPKGPGGLKRVLEAVMWRTSWIARKPRNSWHSRAPTAKKLAVNRLISRKNLLGAVWMLN